In one Cervus elaphus chromosome 9, mCerEla1.1, whole genome shotgun sequence genomic region, the following are encoded:
- the EPOR gene encoding erythropoietin receptor — protein MYHLPAPLRPGIGFLCLLLAGAAWAPPPNPPDPKFENKAALLTAREPNEFLCFTERLEDLVCFWEEAASAGVGPDNYSFSYQLEGEPWKPCRLHQAPTARGLVRFWCSLPTADTSSFVPLELHVTAASSGASRYRRTIHVNEVVLLDPPARLVARRADEGGHVVLRWLPPPGAPMASLIRYEVNISAENAAGGAQRVEILDGRTECLLSNLRGGTRYTFMVRARMAEPSFGGFWSAWSEPASLLTASDLDPLILTLSLVLVLILLLLAVLALLSHRRTLKQKIWPGIPSPESEFEGLFTTHKGNFQLWLYQTDGCLWWSPSTPFPEDPPAPLEVLSECCWGVTQAVEPGADDGGPLLEPVGSEHARDSYLVLDKWLLPRSPPSEDLLQPGGNLDIVTIDEASEASSCTSALALKPGPEGASAASFEYTILDPSSQLLRPRALPPELLPTPPHLKYLYLVVSDSGISTDYSSGGSQEAQGGSSNGPYSNPYENSLIPAPKPSPPSYVACS, from the exons ATGTATCATCTCCCGGCACCCCTCCGGCCTGGAATTGGCTTCCTCTGCCTCTTGCTCGCTGGGGCAGCCTGGGCTCCCCCACCCAATCCACCGGACCCCAAGTTTGAAAACAAAG CGGCCCTGCTGACAGCCCGCGAGCCTAATGAGTTTCTGTGCTTCACCGAGCGCTTGGAGGACTTGGTGTGTTTCTGGGAGGAAGCGGCCAGCGCCGGGGTCGGCCCGGACAACTACAGCTTCTCTTACCAGCTCGA GGGTGAGCCGTGGAAGCCATGCCGCCTGCATCAGGCGCCCACCGCCCGCGGCTTGGTGCGTTTCTGGTGCTCGCTGCCTACAGCCGACACGTCGAGCTTCGTGCCCCTAGAGCTGCACGTCACTGCGGCCTCCTCGGGCGCTTCACGCTACCGCCGTACCATTCACGTCAACGAAGTGG TGCTCCTAGACCCTCCCGCCAGGCTTGTGGCTCGGCGGGCCGACGAGGGCGGCCACGTGGTACTGCGCTGGCTCCCGCCGCCTGGGGCACCCATGGCGAGCCTTATCCGCTATGAGGTGAACATCTCGGCAGAGAACGCCGCAGGGGGCGCACAGAGG GTGGAGATCCTCGACGGCCGCACCGAGTGCTTGCTGAGCAACCTGCGGGGCGGAACGCGCTACACCTTCATGGTACGCGCGCGTATGGCCGAGCCCAGCTTCGGTGGCTTCTGGAGCGCCTGGTCCGAGCCTGCGTCACTGCTGACGGCTAGTG actTGGACCCCCTCATCCTGACTCTCTCCCTCGTCCTCGTGCTCATTCTACTGCTGCTGGCCGTGCTAGCCCTGCTCTCCCACCGCCG GACTCTGAAGCAGAAGATCTGGCCTGGCATCCCAAGCCCTGAGAGCGAGTTTGAAGGCCTCTTCACCACCCACAAGGGTAACTTCCAG CTGTGGCTGTACCAGACTGACGGCTGTCTGTGGTGGAGCCCCAGCACCCCCTTCCCAGAGGACCCACCTGCCCCCCTGGAAGTCCTCTCTGAGTGCTGCTGGGGGGTGACACAGGCAGTGGAACCAGGGGCAGATGACGGGGGTCCCCTCCTGGAGCCAGTGGGCAGTGAGCATGCCCGAGACAGCTACCTGGTGCTGGACAAGTGGTTGCTGCCCCGGAGTCCGCCGAGTGAGGACCTCCTGCAGCCTGGTGGCAATTTGGACATAGTGACCATAGATGAAGCCTCAGAAGCGTCCTCCTGCACATCCGCTTTGGCCCTGAAGCCTGGGCCGGAGGGGGCCTCTGCTGCCAGCTTTGAGTACACCATTCTTGACCCCAGCTCCCAGCTCTTGCGCCCAAGGGCACTGCCCCCTgagctgctccccaccccaccccacctaaAGTACCTATACCTCGTGGTGTCCGACTCTGGCATCTCAACTGACTACAGCTCAGGGGGTTCCCAGGAAGCCCAGGGGGGTTCATCCAATGGCCCCTACTCCAACCCTTATGAGAACAGCCTCATCCCAGCCCCCAAGCCTTCACCCCCGAGCTACGTGGCCTGCTCCTAG
- the SWSAP1 gene encoding ATPase SWSAP1, whose protein sequence is MAETLRRVLNLGSAAGPGKNTAEAEPPLLLLGGPGSGKTALLFAAALEAAGEGRGPVLFLTRRPLQSLPRRTGPALEPLRLQKIRFQYPPSTRELLRLLCSAHEARGPAPSLLLLDGLEEYLIEDPGSQEAAYLAALLLDTAVHFSHRAGPGRGCGLIVALQTQEEGDSGNALQLALLQRYFPAQCWLQPDASGPGQCCLRASLEPGGLGPREEWGVTFQPDGEMTITPWPTQAGDTSSHKGSRSGGQP, encoded by the exons ATGGCGGAGACGCTGAGGCGAGTGCTAAACTTGGGAAGCGCGGCGGGCCCCGGAAAGAACACAGCTGAGGCCGAACCGCCTTTGCTGCTGCTCGGCGGTCCAGGCTCTGGAAAGACAGCGCTGCTATTCGCGGCGGCCCTGGAGGCGGCAGGGGAAGGCCGAGGCCCGGTCCTCTTCCTGACCCGGAGGCCCCTTCAAAGCCTGCCCCGCAGGACTGGACCGGCGCTCGAACCGCTGCGATTACAA aAGATCCGCTTCCAGTACCCACCCTCAACCCGTGAGCTCCTCCGGCTTCTGTGCTCTGCCCATGAGGCCCGTGGACCAGCCCCCTCACTCTTGCTGCTTGATGGCCTGGAGGAGTACCTAATAGAAGACCCTGGGTCCCAGGAAGCCGCCTACCTGGCTGCCCTGCTTCTGGACACAGCTGTCCACTTCAGCCACCGGGCTGGGCCTGGCCGGGGCTGTGGGCTCATTGTGGCCCTCCAGAcccaggaggaaggagacagtggaaatgCTCTTCAGCTGGCACTCCTTCAGAGGTATTTCCCTGCCCAGTGCTGGCTGCAGCCGGATGCATCAGGCCCAGGACAGTGCTGCCTCCGAGCCTCtctggagccaggtgggctgggccccagggaagaaTGGGGGGTGACTTTTCAACCAGATGGAGAGATGACAATCACCCCATGGCCCACCCAGGCAGGTGACACCAGCTCGCACAAAGGTTCAAGGTCTGGAGGCCAACCGTGA
- the PLPPR2 gene encoding phospholipid phosphatase-related protein type 2 isoform X2 has product MAGGRPQLKRSFSIIPCFVFVEILLGELARAFFPAPPSAVPIIGESTIVSGACCRFSPPLRRLVRFLGVYSFGLFTTTIFANAGQVVTGNPTPHFLSVCRPNYTALGCPPPSPDRPGPDRFVTDQGACAGSPSLVAAARRAFPCKDAALCAYAVTYTAMYVTLVFRVKGSRLVKPSLCLALLCPAFLVGVVRVAEYRNHWSDVLAGFLTGAAIATFLVTCVVHNFQSRPPSGRRLSPWEDLSQAPTMDSPLEKLSVAQEPEGCRPHSTPARLTPSKPQNCARRGHLIPNCVSSRAPAMCSSPRVPRPRLRSEPTPLPLPLPLPAPTPSQGPSPSSPGPGGPGGGGGRGRKLLLPTPLLRDLYTLSGLYPSPFHRDNFSPYLFASRDHLL; this is encoded by the exons ATGGCGGGAGGGAGACCTCAGCTGAAGAGGAGTTTTTCCATCATCCCCTGCTTTGTCTTCGTGGAG ATCCTGCTTGGGGAGCTGGCGCGTGCCTTTTTCCCTGCACCACCCTCAGCCGTCCCCATCATTGGGGAGAGCACCATCGTGTCCGGGGCCTGCTGCCGCTTCAGCCCCCCGCTGCGGAGGCTGGTCCGCTTCCTGG GGGTCTACTCTTTTGGCCTCTTCACCACGACCATCTTCGCTAACGCGGGGCAGGTGGTGACCGGCAATCCCACGCCTCACTTCCTGTCCGTGTGCCGCCCCAACTACACGGCCCTAGGCTGCCCGCCACCCTCACCGGACCGGCCAGGGCCCGACCGTTTCGTCACTGACCAGGGTGCCTGCGCCGGCAGTCCCAGCCTGGTGGCTGCTGCCCGCCGCGCCTTCCCCTGCAAGGACGCTGCCCTTTGCGCCTATGCCGTCACCTACACAGCG ATGTACGTGACACTCGTGTTCCGCGTGAAGGGCTCCCGCCTGGTCAAACCCTCACTCTGCCTGGCCCTGCTGTGCCCTGCTTTCCTGGTGGGCGTGGTCCGCGTGGCCGAGTACCGCAACCACTGGTCGGACGTGCTGGCTGGCTTCCTGACAGGGGCAGCGATCGCCACCTTTCTG GTCACCTGTGTTGTGCACAACTTCCAGAGCCGGCCACCCTCTGGCCGAAGGCTCTCCCCTTGGGAGGACCTGAGCCAAGCCCCCACCATGGACAGCCCCCTCGAAAAGTTAAGTGTGGCCCAG GAACCCGAGGGCTGCAGGCCGCATTCGACACCGGCACGGCTCACCCCATCCA AGCCGCAGAACTGCGCCCGCCGTGGCCACCTGATCCCCAACTGCGTGTCCTCCAGGGCTCCAGCCATGTGTTCATCGCCCCGTGTGCCCCGCCCTCGATTGAGGTCTGAGCCGACtcccctgcctctgcctctgcccctgCCAGCACCAACCCCCAGCCAGGGCCCCTCGCCCTCTtcccctgggcctggggggcCGGGCGGGGGTGGTGGCCGTGGCCGGAAGCTGCTGCTGCCCACACCCCTGCTGCGGGACCTATACACCCTTAGTGGACTCTATCCCTCCCCCTTCCACCGGGACAACTTCAGCCCTTACCTGTTTGCCAGCCGCGACCACCTGCTGTGA
- the PLPPR2 gene encoding phospholipid phosphatase-related protein type 2 isoform X1, producing MAGGRPQLKRSFSIIPCFVFVESVLLGIVVLLAYRLEFTDTFPVHTQGFFCYDSTYAKPYPGPEATSRAPPALIYALVTAGPTLTILLGELARAFFPAPPSAVPIIGESTIVSGACCRFSPPLRRLVRFLGVYSFGLFTTTIFANAGQVVTGNPTPHFLSVCRPNYTALGCPPPSPDRPGPDRFVTDQGACAGSPSLVAAARRAFPCKDAALCAYAVTYTAMYVTLVFRVKGSRLVKPSLCLALLCPAFLVGVVRVAEYRNHWSDVLAGFLTGAAIATFLVTCVVHNFQSRPPSGRRLSPWEDLSQAPTMDSPLEKLSVAQEPEGCRPHSTPARLTPSKPQNCARRGHLIPNCVSSRAPAMCSSPRVPRPRLRSEPTPLPLPLPLPAPTPSQGPSPSSPGPGGPGGGGGRGRKLLLPTPLLRDLYTLSGLYPSPFHRDNFSPYLFASRDHLL from the exons ATGGCGGGAGGGAGACCTCAGCTGAAGAGGAGTTTTTCCATCATCCCCTGCTTTGTCTTCGTGGAG TCGGTACTGCTGGGCATCGTGGTCCTGCTTGCCTACCGCCTGGAGTTCACAGACACGTTCCCTGTGCACACCCAGGGCTTCTTCTGCTATGATAGTACCTATGCCAAGCCCTACCCAGGGCCTGAGGCTACCAGCAGAGCACCCCCAGCCCTCATCTACGCCCTGGTCACTGCTGGGCCCACCCTCACG ATCCTGCTTGGGGAGCTGGCGCGTGCCTTTTTCCCTGCACCACCCTCAGCCGTCCCCATCATTGGGGAGAGCACCATCGTGTCCGGGGCCTGCTGCCGCTTCAGCCCCCCGCTGCGGAGGCTGGTCCGCTTCCTGG GGGTCTACTCTTTTGGCCTCTTCACCACGACCATCTTCGCTAACGCGGGGCAGGTGGTGACCGGCAATCCCACGCCTCACTTCCTGTCCGTGTGCCGCCCCAACTACACGGCCCTAGGCTGCCCGCCACCCTCACCGGACCGGCCAGGGCCCGACCGTTTCGTCACTGACCAGGGTGCCTGCGCCGGCAGTCCCAGCCTGGTGGCTGCTGCCCGCCGCGCCTTCCCCTGCAAGGACGCTGCCCTTTGCGCCTATGCCGTCACCTACACAGCG ATGTACGTGACACTCGTGTTCCGCGTGAAGGGCTCCCGCCTGGTCAAACCCTCACTCTGCCTGGCCCTGCTGTGCCCTGCTTTCCTGGTGGGCGTGGTCCGCGTGGCCGAGTACCGCAACCACTGGTCGGACGTGCTGGCTGGCTTCCTGACAGGGGCAGCGATCGCCACCTTTCTG GTCACCTGTGTTGTGCACAACTTCCAGAGCCGGCCACCCTCTGGCCGAAGGCTCTCCCCTTGGGAGGACCTGAGCCAAGCCCCCACCATGGACAGCCCCCTCGAAAAGTTAAGTGTGGCCCAG GAACCCGAGGGCTGCAGGCCGCATTCGACACCGGCACGGCTCACCCCATCCA AGCCGCAGAACTGCGCCCGCCGTGGCCACCTGATCCCCAACTGCGTGTCCTCCAGGGCTCCAGCCATGTGTTCATCGCCCCGTGTGCCCCGCCCTCGATTGAGGTCTGAGCCGACtcccctgcctctgcctctgcccctgCCAGCACCAACCCCCAGCCAGGGCCCCTCGCCCTCTtcccctgggcctggggggcCGGGCGGGGGTGGTGGCCGTGGCCGGAAGCTGCTGCTGCCCACACCCCTGCTGCGGGACCTATACACCCTTAGTGGACTCTATCCCTCCCCCTTCCACCGGGACAACTTCAGCCCTTACCTGTTTGCCAGCCGCGACCACCTGCTGTGA
- the CCDC159 gene encoding coiled-coil domain-containing protein 159, which produces MSRCNPLLAGLPLDPEYSVPCYRSLPSSSNVCSPAHKKCDKCCGSCSPAHKKCDKCCGSCSPAHKKCDKCCGSCSPAHKKCDKCCGSCSPAHKKCDKCCGTSSEKTSEYTFHWSKNPEPETSQPTAPENTVTAEAWRPGRDTGCQSHGSPSTPCSDSQEPCNDQDLPKSHNSNTKTLLMPFAPKEEGHYLSPSRSEGSEAVCSQGHPPCLPQRCTSERVQAGAEKPLETSCSKTKVKSTTMIPDCQKLLRCELESLKCQLQAQTKAFEFLNHSVTLLEKESCLQQIKIQQLEEVLGPASHQGDKEGHKWDVVEGRQELYEALAQGLQGLQKTLHDNEEVQWARTTRCLQLLAQEIRDSKKFLWEELELVREEVTFIYQKLQAQEQEITENLVNIQKMQKTQVKCRKVLTKMKQQGYETANWLETEELPPGCSGSWRDNLQKELGDIWSAVHVLQNSFDGLAISSGGRPRAANLRGYKGHRCLSPPLPCWDSDSDTDQGPPQLLLSKSHSSFPPA; this is translated from the exons ATGAGCAGGTG CAACCCTCTTCTGGCTGGTCTACCCCTGGACCCTGAGTACTCCGTGCCTTGCTACCGCTCACTTCCCTCATCCTCCAACGTGTGTTCTCCTGCTCACAAGAAGTGTGATAAGTGCTGTGGTTCGTGTTCGCCTGCTCACAAGAAGTGTGACAAGTGCTGTGGTTCATGTTCGCCTGCTCACAAGAAGTGTGACAAGTGCTGTGGTTCGTGTTCGCCTGCTCACAAGAAGTGTGACAAGTGCTGTGGTTCGTGTTCGCCTGCTCACAAGAAGTGTGACAAGTGCTGTG GCACTTCCTCAGAAAAGACCTCGGAATATACATTTCACTGGTCCAAGAACCCAGAGCCAGAGACCTCACAGCCGACTGCACCTGAAAACACAGTGACAGCTGAAGCCTGGAGGCCAGGGAGAGACACAGGGTGTCAGTCACATGGGTCTCCCTCCACCCCTTGCTCAGACTCACAGGAGCCGTGTAATGACCAGGATCTTCCGAAGAGCCATAACAGCAACACTAAG ACGTTGTTGATGCCGTTTGCCCCTAAAGAAGAGGGCCATTACCTGAGTCCAAGCCGGAGTGAGGGCTCTGAAGCTGTGTGTTCTCAGGGGCACCCCCCATGCCTGCCACAAAGATGCACTTCTGAGCGTGTTCAGGCTGGGGCAGAG AAGCCCTTGGAGACCAGCTGTTCCAAAACCAAAG TTAAGTCCACCACAATGATTCCTGACTGCCAGAAGCTTCTGAGATGTGAACTGGAGTCACTCAAGTGTCAGTTACAGGCCCAGACCAAG GCTTTCGAGTTCCTAAACCACTCAGTGACCCTGTTGGAGAAGGAGAGCTGCCTGCAGCAAATCAAGATCCAACAGCTGGAAG AGGTGCTGGGCCCCGCGAGCCACCAGGGAGACAAGGAGGGGCACAAGTGGGATGTGGTGGAGGGACGGCAGGAGCTGTATGAGGCCCTGGCTCAAGGCCTTCAGGGGCTGCAGAAGACCCTGCATGACAACGAGGAGGTGCAGTGGGCCCGCACCACCCGCTGCCTGCAGCTGCTGGCCCAGGAGATCCGGGACAG CAAGAAGTTCCTATGGGAGGAGCTGGAGCTGGTACGAGAGGAGGTGACCTTCATTTATCAGAAACTCC AGGCACAGGAACAGGAGATCACGGAGAACCTGGTGAACATCCagaagatgcagaagacacaggtgaAGTGCCGCAAG GTCCTGACCAAGATGAAGCAGCAAGGGTACGAGACAGCCAACTGGCTAGAGACTGAGGAGTTGCCACCAGGATGCAGTGGTTCCTGGAGGGATAACCTCCAAAAGGAGCTGGGTGACATATG GTCCGCTGTGCATGTGCTGCAGAACTCCTTTGATGGCCTCGCCATATCCTCAGGGGGCCGCCCCAGGGCCGCAAACCTCAGGG GCTATAAGGGACACAGATGCCTGAGCCCTCCTCTCCCCTGCTGGGACTCGGACTCAGACACGGACCAGGGCCCTCCCCAGCTACTGCTCAGCAAGAGCCACAGCTCCTTCCCACCTG CCTGA
- the PLPPR2 gene encoding phospholipid phosphatase-related protein type 2 isoform X3, whose product MAGGRPQLKRSFSIIPCFVFVESVLLGIVVLLAYRLEFTDTFPVHTQGFFCYDSTYAKPYPGPEATSRAPPALIYALVTAGPTLTILLGELARAFFPAPPSAVPIIGESTIVSGACCRFSPPLRRLVRFLGVYSFGLFTTTIFANAGQVVTGNPTPHFLSVCRPNYTALGCPPPSPDRPGPDRFVTDQGACAGSPSLVAAARRAFPCKDAALCAYAVTYTAMYVTLVFRVKGSRLVKPSLCLALLCPAFLVGVVRVAEYRNHWSDVLAGFLTGAAIATFLVTCVVHNFQSRPPSGRRLSPWEDLSQAPTMDSPLEKNPRAAGRIRHRHGSPHPSRRTAPAVAT is encoded by the exons ATGGCGGGAGGGAGACCTCAGCTGAAGAGGAGTTTTTCCATCATCCCCTGCTTTGTCTTCGTGGAG TCGGTACTGCTGGGCATCGTGGTCCTGCTTGCCTACCGCCTGGAGTTCACAGACACGTTCCCTGTGCACACCCAGGGCTTCTTCTGCTATGATAGTACCTATGCCAAGCCCTACCCAGGGCCTGAGGCTACCAGCAGAGCACCCCCAGCCCTCATCTACGCCCTGGTCACTGCTGGGCCCACCCTCACG ATCCTGCTTGGGGAGCTGGCGCGTGCCTTTTTCCCTGCACCACCCTCAGCCGTCCCCATCATTGGGGAGAGCACCATCGTGTCCGGGGCCTGCTGCCGCTTCAGCCCCCCGCTGCGGAGGCTGGTCCGCTTCCTGG GGGTCTACTCTTTTGGCCTCTTCACCACGACCATCTTCGCTAACGCGGGGCAGGTGGTGACCGGCAATCCCACGCCTCACTTCCTGTCCGTGTGCCGCCCCAACTACACGGCCCTAGGCTGCCCGCCACCCTCACCGGACCGGCCAGGGCCCGACCGTTTCGTCACTGACCAGGGTGCCTGCGCCGGCAGTCCCAGCCTGGTGGCTGCTGCCCGCCGCGCCTTCCCCTGCAAGGACGCTGCCCTTTGCGCCTATGCCGTCACCTACACAGCG ATGTACGTGACACTCGTGTTCCGCGTGAAGGGCTCCCGCCTGGTCAAACCCTCACTCTGCCTGGCCCTGCTGTGCCCTGCTTTCCTGGTGGGCGTGGTCCGCGTGGCCGAGTACCGCAACCACTGGTCGGACGTGCTGGCTGGCTTCCTGACAGGGGCAGCGATCGCCACCTTTCTG GTCACCTGTGTTGTGCACAACTTCCAGAGCCGGCCACCCTCTGGCCGAAGGCTCTCCCCTTGGGAGGACCTGAGCCAAGCCCCCACCATGGACAGCCCCCTCGAAAA GAACCCGAGGGCTGCAGGCCGCATTCGACACCGGCACGGCTCACCCCATCCA AGCCGCAGAACTGCGCCCGCCGTGGCCACCTGA